A single Triticum dicoccoides isolate Atlit2015 ecotype Zavitan chromosome 2A, WEW_v2.0, whole genome shotgun sequence DNA region contains:
- the LOC119353636 gene encoding leucine--tRNA ligase, cytoplasmic-like: protein MSSNTDGAKSHARRDLLLKIQSEAQTCWEESKVFEAEPGNGLPGPGEKFFGNFPYPYMNGLLHLGHAFSLSKLEFGAAYHRLRGSNVLLPFGFHCTGMPIKASADKLAREIQQYGNPPVFPAAEDDSSAEVADDSQADQAAAVAPDKFKSKKSKAAAKTGMQKFQWEIMRGFGLSNEEIAKFQDPSHWLTYFPPLAKEDLKAFGLGCDWRRSFITTDMNPFYDAFVRWQMRKLKKMGKVVKDMRYTIYSPLDGQPCADHDRASGEGVQPQEYVLIKMMVIPPFPPKLKALEGKNVYLAAATLRPETMYGQTNCWVLPDGNYGAFEINETDVFIVTARSALNLAYQHLSRVPEKPTCLAELTGNDLIGLPLKSPLSFNDIIYALPMLTILTDKGTGIVTSVPSDSPDDYMALQDLITKPALRQKYGVQDEWVLPFNVIPIINIPEFGDKSAEKVCLDLKIKSQNDKEKLAEAKRMTYLKGFTDGVMIAGEFNGRKVQEAKPLIKNKLLGEGSAVLYSEPEKKVMSRSGDECVVALTDQWYITYGEAEWKQKAVKCLENMNTFSAETRNGFEHTLGWLNQWACSRSFGLGTRIPWDEQFLVESLSDSTLYMAYYTIAHHLQNGNMYGQEISSIKPEEMTDEVWEYVFCDGPAPNSNISPALLSKMKQEFKYWYPFDIRVSGKDLIQNHLTFSIYNHTALLPEHHWPRGFRCNGHLMLNSEKMSKSTGNFRTLREAIEDFSSDATRFALADAGDGMDDANFVFETANAAILRLTKEIAWMEEVIAAESSLRGGPPSTYADHVFANEINIAVKETEKSYNAFMFRDALKSGFYDLQLARDEYRLSCGAAGMNRELLGRFMDVQTRLITPICPHYAEHVWQKILKKEGFAIKAGWPVAGTPDPTLRSANKYLQDSIVLMRKLLQKQESGSKKPKKGAAPPPSAENKLTVGLIYVNEHYDGWKEQCLRVLQSNFDSQARSFAPDEEINEALRNCFIDRETNFKQVQKLCMPFIRFKKDEARNVGPQALNLKLPFGEINVLEENLELIRRQLGLEHVEVLPVFDGAARAKAGKHASVLDKNPPSPGEPVAIFMSKQEFEAQN from the coding sequence ATGTCATCAAATACTGATGGAGCCAAGAGTCATGCACGTAGAGACCTTTTGCTCAAGATCCAATCAGAAGCTCAAACATGTTGGGAGGAGAGCAAGGTTTTTGAGGCTGAACCTGGCAATGGACTTCCTGGCCCTGGTGAAAAATTCTTTGGCAATTTTCCATACCCTTACATGAATGGATTGCTACATTTGGGTCACGCCTTCTCATTGTCCAAGCTTGAGTTCGGTGCTGCATACCACAGACTCCGCGGCTCAAATGTCCTTTTGCCGTTTGGTTTTCATTGTACTGGGATGCCCATCAAGGCCTCAGCTGATAAGCTTGCTAGGGAGATTCAACAGTATGGAAACCCTCCTGTGTTTCCTGCTGCAGAGGATGATTCAAGTGCTGAAGTGGCAGATGATAGCCAGGCTGACCAGGCTGCTGCTGTTGCCCCAGATAAATTTAAGAGTAAGAAATCTAAGGCTGCTGCAAAGACTGGCATGCAGAAGTTCCAGTGGGAGATCATGAGGGGCTTTGGTCTGTCTAATGAAGAAATCGCCAAATTTCAGGATCCGTCTCACTGGTTAACCTACTTCCCTCCGCTGGCAAAGGAAGATCTTAAGGCTTTTGGTCTGGGTTGTGATTGGAGGCGCTCATTCATAACCACTGATATGAATCCTTTCTATGATGCTTTTGTTCGCTGGCAGATGAGAAAGCTGAAGAAAATGGGCAAAGTTGTTAAGGATATGAGGTACACGATCTACTCTCCATTGGATGGCCAACCTTGTGCTGATCATGATAGGGCATCAGGTGAAGGTGTGCAGCCACAAGAATATGTGTTGATTAAAATGATGGTGATCCCACCTTTTCCTCCTAAGTTGAAGGCCTTGGAAGGAAAGAATGTTTATCTGGCAGCTGCTACATTAAGACCTGAGACAATGTATGGGCAAACAAACTGTTGGGTATTGCCTGATGGGAATTATGGGGCTTTTGAGATCAATGAAACTGATGTCTTCATTGTGACAGCAAGGTCAGCACTTAATCTTGCGTATCAGCATCTATCCAGGGTCCCGGAAAAGCCTACCTGCTTAGCTGAGCTTACTGGCAATGATTTGATTGGGTTGCCATTGAAGTCTCCTCTTTCATTCAATGATATCATATATGCACTTCCCATGCTCACTATCTTGACAGATAAAGGTACTGGCATTGTGACTAGTGTGCCAAGTGATTCGCCAGATGATTACATGGCATTGCAAGATTTAATCACAAAGCCTGCTTTGAGACAGAAGTATGGGGTCCAAGATGAGTGGGTTCTTCCATTTAATGTCATACCAATAATCAACATACCTGAGTTTGGGGATAAGTCAGCTGAGAAGGTGTGCCTTGATCTTAAGATCAAGAGCCAGAatgacaaggagaagcttgctgaaGCAAAAAGGATGACATACCTTAAAGGATTTACAGATGGAGTGATGATTGCAGGGGAGTTTAATGGTAGAAAGGTTCAAGAAGCGAAGCCACTGATAAAGAACAAGCTTCTTGGAGAAGGCTCTGCTGTGTTGTATAGTGAGCCTGAGAAGAAAGTTATGTCAAGGTCCGGTGATGAGTGTGTCGTTGCTCTTACAGATCAGTGGTACATAACTTATGGAGAAGCTGAATGGAAGCAGAAGGCAGTCAAATGTTTGGAAAATATGAATACATTCTCAGCTGAAACCCGTAATGGATTCGAACACACGTTGGGCTGGCTGAACCAGTGGGCATGTTCACGCTCTTTTGGCCTAGGTACTCGCATTCCATGGGATGAGCAGTTCCTGGTAGAATCTCTCTCAGATTCAACCCTGTACATGGCTTATTACACCATTGCTCATCATCTACAAAATGGTAACATGTATGGACAAGAAATATCTTCTATCAAGCCTGAAGAAATGACAGATGAAGTATGGGAATATGTGTTCTGTGATGGTCCGGCACCCAATAGCAACATCTCTCCTGCCCTCTTGAGCAAAATGAAGCAAGAGTTCAAGTATTGGTACCCCTTTGATATTCGGGTATCTGGCAAGGACCTTATCCAGAACCATCTGACATTCAGCATCTACAATCATACAGCACTTCTTCCAGAGCATCATTGGCCTCGTGGTTTTCGTTGCAATGGGCATCTTATGCTTAACTCTGAGAAGATGTCCAAGTCCACAGGGAACTTCCGAACTCTTCGGGAGGCTATTGAAGATTTCTCTTCGGATGCCACTAGGTTTGCCCTTGCTGATGCtggcgatggtatggacgatgcaaACTTTGTTTTTGAAACTGCAAATGCTGCTATTTTGAGGCTTACAAAGGAAatcgcttggatggaagaagttatAGCTGCTGAATCTTCTCTGAGAGGCGGTCCTCCTTCTACGTATGCTGACCATGTGTTTGCTAATGAGATCAACATTGCTGTAAAAGAAACTGAGAAGAGCTACAACGCCTTCATGTTCAGAGATGCCCTGAAGTCTGGTTTCTATGACCTGCAATTGGCTAGAGATGAGTACAGACTCTCTTGCGGAGCGGCGGGCATGAACCGTGAGTTGTTGGGGCGGTTTATGGATGTCCAGACCAGGCTTATCACCCCGATCTGTCCCCACTATGCTGAGCATGTGTGGCAAAAGATCCTGAAGAAGGAAGGTTTTGCAATAAAAGCTGGCTGGCCAGTTGCAGGCACCCCGGATCCTACACTAAGAAGTGCGAACAAATATTTACAGGACTCCATTGTTTTAATGAGGAAGTTGCTTCAGAAGCAAGAGTCTGGTTCCAAGAAACCCAAGAAGGGAGCTGCACCTCCTCCCTCAGCAGAAAACAAGCTCACTGTTGGTCTGATATACGTCAACGAGCACTATGATGGATGGAAAGAGCAATGTTTAAGGGTGCTTCAGTCAAATTTTGATAGCCAAGCACGCTCCTTTGCCCCCGACGAGGAGATTAACGAAGCATTGAGGAATTGCTTCATCGATCGCGAAACAAACTTCAAACAAGTCCAGAAGCTCTGCATGCCTTTCATCAGGTTCAAGAAAGATGAAGCAAGGAATGTTGGTCCCCAGGCTCTAAATTTGAAGCTTCCTTTTGGTGAAATAAATGTGCTTGAAGAGAACCTGGAGCTGATCAGAAGGCAGTTGGGTCTTGAGCATGTTGAGGTCCTGCCGGTATTTGATGGAGCTGCTCGTGCCAAAGCTGGAAAGCATGCTTCTGTGCTGGACAAGAATCCGCCTTCCCCTGGTGAGCCAGTTGCAATATTCATGAGCAAGCAGGAGTTTGAAGCCCAGAATTAA